A single genomic interval of Lathyrus oleraceus cultivar Zhongwan6 chromosome 7, CAAS_Psat_ZW6_1.0, whole genome shotgun sequence harbors:
- the LOC127104522 gene encoding uncharacterized protein LOC127104522 translates to MTQKAIKGSVLSDYLAHQPVDGYQPIKFDFPDEDIMFIRDFNIPGPGEGPEPGARWTLMLDGAYNTKGYGIEAVITSPTGFHYPFTAKLCFDCTNNMAEYEACISDIEVFIDLRIKILKVFGDSALVISQVRGVWETRDKKLILEENQLADALATLSSMFKVKWKNEAPVIRIDHLDEPAHCLAMEAECDDNPWFYDIKRYLERREYPEKESIIDKKALRRFFSKFFLNGDVLYKRNYDFVLLRCVDRHEESMTIRSIHEGCEGVHAKGPVMAKDILRAGYCCTIMEVDCYNLVKRCPKFQIFGDKIHVPPTPLQCLDLSLAFLHVGIPSKIITNNSSNLNNKVMSELCHEFKIGHHNSSSYRPKMNDVIEEANKNIKRIIQKMVKTYMDWHEMLPFSLQGYGYSLRTSTWATPYFLVYGMEVVLPIKVEIPSLRVIMEADLDEAEWE, encoded by the exons TTCCCGACGAGGACATCATGTTCATTAGAGACTTCAATATTCCTGGACCTGGCGAAGGACCTGAACCAGGAGCCCGATGGACGCTCATGTTAGACGGTGCCTATAATACTAAAGGTTATGGAATAGAGGCAGTAATTACATCTCCAACTGGTTTTCATTATCCATTCACCGCCAAACTTTGCTTTGATTGTACAAACAACATGGCcgaatatgaagcatgtatctcTGATATTGAAGTCTTCATCGACTTGAGAATCAAGATTCTTAAAGTTTTTGGAGACTCTGCTTTAGTAATCAGTCAAGTCCGAGGAGTTTGGGAAACTCGGGATAAGAAGTTAATTCT GGAAGAGAATCAGTTAGCTGATGCTCTAGCTACTCTTTCATCCATGTTTAAAGTCaagtggaagaatgaagcacctGTCATCCGCATTGACCACTTGGATGAACCAGCGCACTGTCTAGCAATGGAGGCTGAATGTGACGATAatccttggttctatgacatTAAGAGATATCTGGAAAGACGGGAATATCCCGAGAAAGAATCCATCATAGATAAGAAAGCTTTGAGAAGGTTCTTTTCTAAGTTTTTCTTGAATGGGgatgttttgtacaagaggaattatgattTCGTGTTGCttagatgtgtggatagacacgaagaaaGCATGACCATAAGGTCCATACATGAGGGTTGTGAAGGTGTACATGCTAAGGGGCCTGTTATGGCTAAGGATATTCTCCGGGCCGGATATTGTTGTACTATAATGGAAGTGGATTGTTACAACTTAGTTAAGAGGTGTCCCAAGTTCCAGATTTTTGGTGAcaaaattcatgttcctccaactCCTTTGCAATGTCTTGACTTATccttggcctttctccatgtggg TATTCCTAGCAAGATTATTACTAACAATTCCAGTAACCTGAATAACAAGGTGATGAGTGAGTTGTGTCATGAATTCAAGATCGGGCATCACAACTCTTCGTCGTACCGGCCCAAGATGAATGACGTTATTGAAGaagctaacaagaatatcaagagaattatccaaaagatggttaAAACCTACAtggattggcatgagatgcttccattttCTCTACAAGGTTATGGATATTCATTGCGTACTTCTACTTGGGCAACTCCTTATTTTCTagtatatggaatggaggttgtCCTACCTATTAAAGTTGAAATACCTTCTCTAAGGGTCATCATGGAAGCAGACCTCGATGAGGCTGAGTGGGAGTAG